The following are encoded in a window of Methanococcus voltae genomic DNA:
- a CDS encoding radical SAM protein — protein MKFLILDGYTDEPAGLGVPPYLGTYPRYVAGVLYKYKQDVSYTTIDKLREDLKEYNGKGIDYLNKYDAIIAICGFHTPGKYINANPATLREFVSIMHSFKGYKMLGGPVATKFGSSMEGGKIHNDDNLKYFFDFVVEGDIEIVLNDIISEFIENKLIDANNKKNVISKINSKVNPLKTREYDEIREFAILGANIVKMHPNYPNIILELETYRGCSRALSLEGNDFDNDNSDSNCNNSNCGCSFCTEPKRYGSPKFRGISDIIEEVKALAQSGVKYYRIGRQPCMFSYMSEESEKYEIPKPNPEALEKLFKGIHEVANPKVLHIDNANPSVIARHEVESRAIAKTLVRYCTGGNTAAFGVESFDRKVIEKNCLLTEPEDVFKAVQILNEEGGKRSDSGLPYLLPGINLLFGLKGENKNTFETNYENLKEIYDAGHMLRRINIRQVVPFFGTNITEKDIKKAQKFRHKFLTFREKIRDEIDNPMLKRMVPKGTVLKDVFVELKEKDNLYFGRQFGSYPLLVGIDTSNQEDKETIEIGKYFDIEVTDYGKRSITGKIIKK, from the coding sequence ATGAAATTTTTAATACTCGATGGATACACGGACGAACCTGCAGGACTTGGAGTTCCACCATATCTGGGCACTTACCCGAGATATGTTGCAGGTGTATTATACAAATATAAACAAGATGTTAGTTACACGACTATAGATAAACTTAGGGAAGATTTAAAGGAATATAATGGCAAAGGAATAGATTATTTAAATAAATATGATGCAATAATCGCTATTTGTGGATTCCATACGCCTGGAAAATACATAAACGCAAATCCTGCAACTCTTAGGGAGTTTGTTTCGATTATGCACAGCTTTAAGGGTTATAAGATGCTTGGAGGCCCTGTGGCCACCAAATTTGGGTCTTCGATGGAAGGGGGTAAAATACATAACGATGATAATTTAAAATATTTCTTTGATTTTGTAGTTGAAGGAGATATTGAGATTGTATTAAACGATATAATTTCTGAATTTATAGAGAATAAATTAATCGATGCAAATAACAAAAAGAATGTTATTTCAAAAATTAATTCAAAAGTTAATCCTTTAAAAACACGTGAATACGACGAAATTAGAGAATTTGCAATATTGGGGGCAAATATTGTAAAAATGCACCCTAACTATCCAAATATAATATTAGAACTTGAAACATATCGGGGTTGTTCTCGTGCTTTAAGTCTTGAAGGAAATGATTTTGATAATGATAATTCTGATAGTAATTGTAATAACAGTAATTGTGGATGTAGTTTTTGTACAGAGCCTAAAAGGTATGGAAGTCCAAAATTTAGGGGAATTTCAGATATAATTGAAGAAGTAAAAGCACTAGCACAGAGTGGCGTTAAATATTATAGAATAGGTCGTCAACCGTGTATGTTTTCTTATATGAGCGAAGAATCGGAGAAATATGAAATTCCAAAACCAAACCCTGAAGCACTTGAAAAACTGTTTAAAGGAATACATGAAGTTGCAAATCCTAAGGTATTACATATTGATAATGCAAATCCCTCTGTTATTGCACGTCATGAAGTTGAAAGCAGAGCAATTGCCAAAACACTTGTGAGATATTGTACGGGGGGCAATACTGCAGCTTTTGGGGTTGAAAGCTTTGATAGGAAAGTTATTGAAAAGAATTGCTTACTTACAGAACCGGAAGATGTATTTAAAGCTGTTCAGATATTAAATGAAGAAGGGGGGAAAAGAAGCGATAGCGGTCTTCCTTATTTATTACCTGGTATAAATCTATTATTTGGACTTAAAGGGGAAAATAAAAATACCTTTGAAACTAACTACGAAAATCTTAAGGAAATATACGATGCAGGTCATATGTTAAGAAGAATAAATATACGTCAGGTTGTGCCATTCTTTGGAACGAATATTACCGAAAAAGATATTAAAAAGGCTCAAAAATTCAGACATAAGTTTTTGACATTCCGTGAAAAGATTAGAGATGAAATAGATAACCCAATGTTAAAACGAATGGTTCCTAAAGGGACAGTTTTGAAAGATGTATTCGTAGAACTTAAGGAAAAAGATAATCTGTATTTTGGTCGGCAGTTTGGAAGTTATCCCCTACTTGTTGGCATAGATACATCAAATCAAGAGGATAAGGAGACTATCGAAATAGGAAAATACTTTGATATTGAGGTAACGGATTATGGTAAAAGGTCTATTACAGGGAAAATCATTAAAAAATAG
- a CDS encoding quaternary amine ABC transporter ATP-binding protein: protein MTLIEVNKLYKIFGKKPEKAYPLIEEGLTRTEIKERIGNVVGLRNINFEVKEGEIFVVMGLSGSGKSTLLRCINRLIPTTSGSILIDGTNICDLSKKELRNIRTKYFGMVFQKFGLLPNRTVLDNVALGLEVQKMPQKERYEKSEKAIELVGLSGWEQSKITELSGGMQQRVGIARALSIDPKILLMDEPFSALDPIIRVEMQELLLKIQKKMKKTIIFITHDLNEAIKLGDKIMILNEQGELVQMGTPEQILLEPASDFVESFVKEVDKTTVIRVEMLMKKPKMTITLDTDISSAIQTLEKLEMDYAYVLDGGKYVGIVEAEQLKACKSVADCIIKTKTVEDIKTINQVLPVFITSEHPVPVVDIDGLFMGYVDLKDVVEVIKD from the coding sequence ATGACACTTATTGAAGTAAATAAACTATACAAGATTTTTGGAAAAAAGCCAGAAAAAGCGTATCCATTAATCGAAGAAGGGCTTACTAGAACCGAAATTAAAGAACGTATCGGTAATGTAGTAGGGCTTAGAAATATTAATTTTGAAGTTAAGGAAGGCGAAATATTCGTTGTAATGGGTCTTTCAGGGAGCGGTAAATCTACCCTCTTAAGATGTATAAACAGATTAATACCTACAACTAGTGGTAGTATATTAATTGATGGTACAAACATTTGCGACCTATCAAAAAAAGAACTAAGGAATATTAGAACAAAGTATTTTGGAATGGTTTTTCAAAAATTCGGATTATTACCAAATAGGACTGTTTTAGATAACGTAGCTTTAGGATTAGAAGTTCAAAAAATGCCTCAAAAAGAGCGTTATGAGAAATCTGAAAAGGCTATTGAATTAGTTGGTTTATCAGGCTGGGAACAAAGTAAGATAACTGAGTTAAGTGGCGGTATGCAACAACGTGTGGGTATTGCAAGAGCTTTGTCAATCGACCCTAAGATATTATTAATGGATGAACCATTTAGTGCGTTAGACCCAATCATAAGGGTAGAAATGCAGGAACTATTGCTTAAAATCCAAAAGAAAATGAAAAAGACCATTATATTTATCACCCACGATTTAAATGAAGCTATCAAACTTGGGGATAAAATTATGATATTAAATGAACAGGGCGAACTTGTTCAAATGGGTACTCCTGAACAGATACTTTTAGAGCCTGCAAGCGATTTTGTAGAGTCTTTTGTTAAAGAAGTTGACAAAACTACCGTCATACGTGTAGAAATGTTAATGAAAAAACCAAAAATGACGATTACACTCGATACGGATATTTCTTCAGCTATTCAAACTCTTGAAAAATTAGAAATGGATTACGCCTACGTCTTAGATGGTGGAAAATACGTAGGTATTGTTGAAGCAGAGCAGTTAAAAGCTTGCAAATCAGTTGCTGATTGCATCATTAAAACTAAAACTGTGGAAGATATCAAAACGATAAACCAAGTTTTACCAGTATTTATAACATCGGAACATCCTGTACCAGTTGTTGATATAGATGGCTTATTTATGGGATATGTAGATTTAAAGGACGTAGTAGAAGTAATTAAAGACTAA
- a CDS encoding ABC transporter permease, whose translation MYEEIIPKIEIGNLLVDFINYLVDNYSWFFDGLSEIIKYVVTLFNDGLLIIPPLVFVAIIALIVWKVVNLKTVPFAIVFLITIISMGLWEISMNTLALIITSTLIALIIGIPLGILKARSKKIELLLNPLLDFMQTLPSLAYLIPAVLFFGTGVAPGVLSTVIFAMPPTIRLTALGIEQVSNQLVEVGESFGATSWQILTKIELPTAMPSILMGINQTILLSFSMVVISGFIGSGGLGDSIISGIQRYSLAPALEAGIAVTFLAVIFDRITRNLVKNG comes from the coding sequence TTGTATGAAGAAATAATTCCTAAAATTGAAATAGGTAATTTACTTGTAGATTTTATAAATTACCTTGTTGATAACTATTCTTGGTTTTTTGATGGGTTATCTGAAATTATAAAATATGTTGTAACTCTTTTTAATGACGGACTTTTAATAATCCCCCCTTTAGTGTTTGTAGCAATTATAGCATTAATTGTCTGGAAAGTGGTTAATTTAAAAACGGTTCCTTTTGCAATTGTATTTTTAATAACCATTATTAGTATGGGACTTTGGGAAATCTCAATGAATACCCTTGCTTTGATAATAACCTCGACATTAATCGCTTTAATTATTGGTATACCATTGGGAATATTAAAAGCTCGTAGTAAAAAGATTGAATTGTTGCTAAATCCATTACTTGATTTTATGCAGACTTTACCATCTTTAGCTTATTTAATACCTGCGGTGCTCTTCTTTGGAACAGGGGTTGCGCCAGGGGTATTATCAACAGTTATATTTGCAATGCCCCCTACAATCAGGTTGACTGCATTAGGTATTGAGCAAGTTTCTAATCAGCTTGTAGAAGTTGGTGAATCATTTGGAGCAACCTCTTGGCAAATATTAACCAAAATAGAATTGCCTACAGCTATGCCCTCCATACTAATGGGAATAAATCAGACGATATTACTTTCTTTCTCAATGGTTGTAATTTCTGGATTTATTGGTTCAGGTGGTTTGGGAGATTCCATTATTTCTGGAATTCAGAGATATAGTTTAGCCCCGGCACTTGAAGCGGGCATTGCTGTAACATTTTTAGCTGTGATTTTTGATAGAATTACCAGAAATCTTGTTAAAAATGGATAA
- a CDS encoding glycine betaine ABC transporter substrate-binding protein, with product MDIKPMNYLKNSNIAKVLLVALLGLMVTFAGCIGSSDDSTDKSDEKVVKLGLPPWPGATVKSEVVKEILESKGYTVELMKLDAGIVYAQMADGELDGTVAAWLPVTQAEYWKQYEDKLDKVNANLAKAGVGLAVPTYVYDSGIKSVADLKGNGEKFDGTIVGIEPGAGVVINTEKALTEYELTDFKLKTSSTPAMIAELDKSIKNKEFVVVTLWEPQSAFIKFNITMLEDPKNIYGGSEQVYTIVRKDFKDDNPEVYSFFQKFNISSETQSEWIYKYSDLNEDPSEIAKEWVKNNPEAVAEWTKDMN from the coding sequence TTGGATATTAAACCAATGAATTATTTAAAAAATTCAAACATTGCGAAAGTATTGTTAGTTGCATTATTAGGACTAATGGTAACTTTTGCAGGATGTATCGGGTCTTCAGATGATTCGACAGATAAAAGCGATGAAAAAGTCGTAAAATTAGGATTGCCTCCTTGGCCTGGTGCTACAGTTAAATCAGAAGTAGTAAAAGAAATACTTGAATCAAAAGGATATACTGTTGAATTAATGAAATTAGATGCAGGTATCGTATACGCTCAAATGGCAGATGGCGAATTAGATGGTACAGTTGCAGCATGGTTGCCAGTTACACAAGCTGAATACTGGAAACAGTACGAAGATAAACTTGACAAAGTAAATGCTAACTTAGCTAAAGCAGGTGTTGGTTTAGCAGTACCTACTTACGTATATGATAGTGGAATAAAATCTGTTGCTGATTTAAAAGGTAACGGTGAAAAATTTGATGGTACAATCGTAGGTATTGAACCTGGTGCAGGTGTTGTAATTAACACAGAAAAAGCACTTACAGAATATGAGTTAACAGACTTTAAATTAAAAACAAGCAGTACGCCTGCTATGATTGCAGAATTAGATAAATCAATTAAAAATAAAGAATTTGTTGTAGTTACTCTTTGGGAACCACAATCCGCATTCATTAAATTCAACATCACAATGTTGGAAGACCCTAAAAATATATACGGCGGTTCAGAACAAGTATATACAATCGTTAGAAAGGACTTTAAGGACGATAATCCGGAAGTTTATTCATTCTTCCAAAAATTCAATATATCCTCTGAAACTCAGAGCGAATGGATATATAAATACAGTGACTTAAATGAAGATCCTTCAGAAATTGCAAAAGAATGGGTTAAAAACAACCCTGAAGCAGTTGCTGAATGGACTAAAGACATGAATTAA
- a CDS encoding tyrosine-type recombinase/integrase gives MRTDIINSQNTQNNSSKYNSKGNQNKQYRVKKHYCKEWLTKEELKVFIDAIEYSEHRLFFKMLYGMALRVSELLKIKVQDLQLKEGVCKLWDTKTDYFQVCLIPDWLINDIKEYIALKGLSSEDELFNFNNRKYVWELAKKYSKKADLDKDISTHTFRRSRALHLLNDGVPLEKVSKYLRHKSIGTTMSYIRITVVDLKQELDKIDDWYDL, from the coding sequence ATGCGGACAGATATAATTAATAGTCAGAATACTCAAAATAATAGTTCCAAGTATAACTCTAAAGGTAACCAAAACAAACAATATAGGGTTAAAAAACACTATTGTAAAGAATGGTTAACTAAGGAAGAACTTAAGGTTTTCATAGACGCTATAGAATATAGTGAACATCGTTTATTCTTTAAAATGTTATATGGAATGGCATTACGGGTTTCAGAATTGTTAAAAATAAAAGTACAGGATTTACAACTTAAAGAAGGAGTTTGTAAATTATGGGATACAAAAACGGATTATTTTCAAGTTTGTTTAATACCAGACTGGCTTATTAATGATATTAAAGAATATATAGCACTTAAAGGTCTAAGTAGTGAAGATGAGTTATTTAACTTTAATAACCGTAAATACGTTTGGGAACTTGCCAAAAAGTATTCAAAAAAAGCGGACTTAGACAAGGATATATCTACACACACGTTTAGGAGAAGTAGGGCATTGCACCTATTAAATGATGGCGTACCACTTGAAAAGGTTAGTAAATACTTACGCCATAAGTCAATTGGAACTACTATGAGTTACATCAGAATAACAGTTGTAGATTTAAAACAAGAATTGGATAAAATCGATGATTGGTATGATTTATAA
- a CDS encoding 30S ribosomal protein S27ae yields MAQKTKKSDYYKIDGEKVERLKKSCPKCGEGVFMAEHLNRFACGKCGYMEYKKNEKAEKEE; encoded by the coding sequence ATGGCACAAAAAACAAAAAAGTCAGATTACTACAAAATTGATGGCGAAAAAGTAGAAAGATTAAAAAAATCATGCCCTAAATGTGGAGAAGGCGTATTTATGGCAGAACACTTAAACAGATTCGCATGCGGTAAATGTGGATACATGGAATACAAGAAAAACGAAAAAGCAGAAAAAGAAGAATAA
- a CDS encoding 30S ribosomal protein S24e: MEIKVVSEKNNPLLGRKEVKFALTYEGATPAVKDVKMKLVAILNANKQLLVIDELAQEFGTMEAKGYAKIYESEEAMNSIEKKSIIEKNKIVEEAEEAQE; the protein is encoded by the coding sequence ATGGAAATAAAAGTAGTTTCAGAAAAAAACAACCCTTTATTAGGTAGAAAAGAAGTAAAATTTGCATTAACATACGAAGGTGCTACACCTGCAGTAAAAGATGTTAAAATGAAATTAGTTGCTATTTTAAACGCAAACAAACAATTGTTAGTAATTGATGAATTAGCACAAGAATTCGGTACAATGGAAGCAAAAGGATATGCTAAAATTTACGAAAGCGAAGAAGCTATGAACTCAATCGAAAAGAAATCAATCATTGAGAAAAACAAGATTGTTGAAGAAGCAGAAGAAGCTCAAGAATAA
- a CDS encoding GTP-dependent dephospho-CoA kinase family protein, with protein MCNYIVTEEVQPLLKKPLGKLYPNIPEVFKKDISVSDNNLIIAIGDVTTKNLVEYGVIPNLSILDFKTKRDIPVDIPHTFKKVYNVDNPAGTISQTSMEIIKYLSDIDDREVALIVTGEEDLLTIPVIKYFPTGCYIFYGQPDEGVVVVKITEELKHYVNEILFKFRQSPF; from the coding sequence ATGTGTAATTACATAGTAACTGAAGAAGTACAACCTTTACTGAAAAAGCCTTTAGGTAAATTATATCCTAATATTCCTGAAGTCTTTAAAAAAGATATATCTGTATCAGATAACAATTTAATAATTGCAATTGGTGACGTTACTACTAAAAACCTTGTAGAGTATGGGGTAATTCCTAATTTATCAATTTTGGATTTTAAAACCAAGAGAGATATACCGGTAGATATCCCTCACACATTTAAAAAAGTATACAATGTTGATAACCCTGCAGGTACTATATCTCAAACATCAATGGAAATAATTAAATACTTATCTGACATAGATGATAGAGAAGTAGCTTTAATAGTTACAGGAGAAGAGGATTTATTAACAATTCCTGTAATAAAATACTTTCCAACAGGTTGCTATATATTCTATGGTCAACCGGACGAAGGAGTAGTAGTTGTTAAGATAACGGAAGAATTAAAACACTATGTTAATGAAATTCTTTTTAAATTTAGGCAAAGTCCTTTTTAA
- the spt4 gene encoding transcription elongation factor subunit Spt4: MARKGLKACLKCNYITHDDFCPICQNETSENIRGLLIILDPVHSEVAKIAQKDIKGKYALSVK; the protein is encoded by the coding sequence ATGGCAAGAAAAGGATTAAAAGCATGCTTAAAATGTAATTATATCACTCATGACGATTTTTGCCCAATATGTCAAAATGAAACATCTGAAAATATCAGAGGTTTATTAATCATATTAGACCCCGTACATTCAGAAGTTGCTAAAATAGCTCAAAAAGATATTAAAGGCAAATATGCGTTATCTGTAAAATAA
- a CDS encoding DNA-directed RNA polymerase, whose translation MYKILTIEDTIRIPPKMFGNPLKENVQKVLMEKYEGILDKDLGFILAIEDIDQISEGDIIYGDGAAYHDTTFDILTYEPEVHEIIEGEIVDIVEFGAFIRLGPLDGLIHISQVMDDYVAFDPQREAIIGKETGKVLEKGDKVRARIVAVSLKEDRKRGSKIALTMRQPALGKLEWLEEEKLEAMENAE comes from the coding sequence ATGTACAAAATATTAACTATTGAAGATACAATAAGAATTCCTCCAAAAATGTTCGGAAATCCTTTGAAAGAAAATGTTCAAAAGGTTTTAATGGAAAAATACGAAGGAATATTGGACAAAGACCTTGGCTTCATTTTAGCAATTGAAGACATTGACCAGATATCTGAAGGAGATATCATATACGGCGATGGTGCAGCATACCACGATACCACGTTTGACATTCTCACTTACGAACCAGAAGTTCACGAAATAATTGAGGGTGAAATTGTTGATATTGTTGAGTTTGGTGCTTTCATAAGACTTGGACCTTTAGATGGTTTAATACACATTTCACAAGTTATGGATGATTATGTTGCATTCGACCCACAAAGAGAAGCTATTATAGGAAAAGAGACCGGAAAAGTTCTTGAAAAAGGTGACAAGGTAAGAGCAAGAATTGTTGCAGTCAGCTTGAAAGAGGACAGAAAAAGAGGTAGCAAAATAGCTTTAACTATGAGGCAACCAGCACTCGGTAAATTAGAATGGCTCGAAGAAGAAAAATTAGAAGCAATGGAAAATGCAGAATAA
- the oadA gene encoding sodium-extruding oxaloacetate decarboxylase subunit alpha, which yields MVKTVKITDTTFRDAHQSLMATRLRLADMLPIAEKMDEIGFYSMEVWGGATFDSCIRFLNEDPWERLRELKKKITETPLQMLLRGQNLVGYRHYSDDVVEKFVQKSVENGIDIIRIFDALNDVRNLDYPIKVAVDCGATVQGAISYTTSPVHTIDQYIELAKKFEELKCDSICIKDMAGLLTPFDAKELIKRLKEEVSIPIDLHSHCTAGIAPMTYITSVEAGIDILNCAISPLSMGTSQPPIESIVASLKGTEYDTGLDLVALTEIRDYFDEIRNKYKYLINPISERVDARILRYQVPGGMLSNLVSQLKEQGAIDKFEEVLNEIPNVRKDLGYPPLVTPTSQIVGTQAVMNVLTGERYRIITNEVSNYVRGYYGKAPAPMDRDLIKRVLKTGEKQIECRPADLLEPEYEKRAKEAKEKGLIRSEEYAIEDILTYTLYPQVAVKFLRGEAKEEPIPEEKEVSKFSEIPTQYVVEVDGEAYEVKVEPVYGTEYKKPREEKIDSQTEGAVNSPFRGMVTKINVKEGAEVKAGDTIVTLEAMKMENPVECPVDGKVEKIIVHEGQSVSVGDILMIVK from the coding sequence ATGGTTAAAACCGTAAAAATAACAGACACTACTTTTAGAGATGCTCACCAATCTTTAATGGCTACTAGATTAAGACTTGCTGATATGTTGCCAATTGCTGAAAAAATGGATGAGATAGGCTTTTATTCAATGGAAGTTTGGGGAGGGGCAACCTTCGATTCTTGTATAAGGTTTTTAAACGAAGACCCATGGGAAAGATTACGAGAATTAAAAAAGAAAATAACAGAAACACCCTTGCAGATGTTATTAAGAGGTCAGAATTTAGTCGGATATAGACATTATTCAGATGACGTCGTTGAAAAATTTGTGCAAAAATCCGTTGAAAATGGTATCGACATCATACGTATATTTGATGCACTTAATGACGTAAGAAATTTGGATTACCCAATAAAAGTTGCAGTTGATTGTGGTGCTACTGTTCAGGGTGCTATATCATATACTACAAGCCCAGTTCATACTATAGACCAGTATATAGAACTTGCAAAAAAATTCGAAGAACTTAAATGCGATTCAATTTGTATTAAAGACATGGCAGGATTATTAACACCATTTGATGCAAAAGAATTAATTAAAAGACTTAAGGAAGAAGTATCAATACCTATCGACTTACACAGCCACTGTACTGCAGGTATTGCACCAATGACTTATATTACATCAGTTGAAGCAGGAATTGATATATTAAATTGTGCAATTTCACCATTATCAATGGGTACATCACAACCACCTATTGAGAGTATCGTAGCATCATTAAAAGGTACTGAATATGATACAGGATTAGATTTAGTTGCTTTAACAGAAATTAGAGACTATTTTGATGAAATTAGGAACAAATACAAATATTTAATAAATCCGATATCTGAGAGAGTTGACGCTAGAATCTTAAGATACCAAGTTCCAGGCGGTATGCTATCTAACTTAGTTTCACAGTTAAAAGAACAAGGTGCTATCGATAAGTTCGAAGAAGTTTTAAACGAAATACCGAACGTAAGAAAAGATTTAGGTTACCCGCCATTAGTAACACCGACATCTCAAATCGTGGGTACACAAGCTGTTATGAACGTTTTAACTGGAGAAAGATATAGAATTATCACAAATGAAGTTTCCAACTACGTTAGGGGATACTACGGAAAAGCTCCTGCGCCAATGGATAGAGACTTAATTAAAAGAGTATTAAAAACTGGCGAAAAACAGATCGAATGTAGACCTGCAGATTTACTCGAACCAGAATACGAAAAAAGAGCTAAAGAAGCTAAAGAAAAAGGTCTTATTAGAAGTGAAGAGTACGCAATTGAAGATATATTAACATACACATTATATCCACAAGTTGCTGTTAAATTCTTAAGAGGAGAAGCTAAGGAAGAGCCTATCCCTGAAGAAAAAGAAGTTTCAAAATTCTCTGAAATACCTACTCAATACGTTGTAGAAGTAGATGGTGAAGCTTACGAAGTTAAGGTTGAACCTGTTTATGGTACAGAATATAAAAAGCCTAGAGAAGAAAAAATAGATTCTCAAACAGAAGGTGCTGTAAACTCACCATTTAGAGGAATGGTTACTAAAATCAACGTTAAAGAGGGGGCAGAAGTAAAAGCAGGCGACACAATCGTAACTTTAGAAGCTATGAAAATGGAAAACCCTGTTGAATGCCCTGTTGATGGAAAAGTTGAAAAAATTATCGTTCACGAAGGTCAATCAGTTAGTGTTGGCGATATTTTAATGATTGTTAAATAA
- a CDS encoding acetyl-CoA carboxylase biotin carboxylase subunit, whose protein sequence is MFKKILIANRGEIAVRIIRACKELDIKTVAVYSEADEHSLYTALADECYSIGEAPASKSYLNYEKILKIAEKAGVDAIHPGYGFLSENSKFAEECGNRNIEFIGPPIRAIELMGSKINAKKTMKTAGVPVLPGREEPIEDEQEAIKIAKEIGYPVIIKASAGGGGIGMSVANDESELVDTIQSTKSIAQSAFGDSTIFIEKYLEKPRHIEIQILADKHGNVIHLGDRECSIQRRHQKVIEEAPSPIMTPELREKMGDAAKIAAKCIDYYSAGTVEFLYNNGEFYFLEMNTRVQVEHPITEIITGVDIVKEQIKIAYGNKLPYEQKDITFKGHAIECRINAEDSVNDFIPSPGKIKHYRSPGGPGVRLDSGVYGGAEIPPYYDSMIAKLITFGKNREEAIVRMRRALSEYMIFGIISNIPFHKSVLEEQDFLDGKLSTHYIAEHEKGLHDKTLDYAVEIAYEEKRFIEKVFRDDKKTVALVGGLSAYITNLKNKDKKQYCPKENE, encoded by the coding sequence ATGTTTAAAAAAATTCTTATTGCAAATAGGGGAGAGATAGCAGTTAGAATTATCCGAGCCTGTAAGGAATTGGATATCAAAACTGTTGCGGTTTATTCCGAAGCTGATGAACATTCATTATACACTGCCCTTGCTGACGAATGTTACAGCATTGGAGAAGCTCCGGCTTCTAAGAGTTACTTAAATTATGAAAAAATTCTTAAAATTGCTGAAAAAGCGGGTGTTGATGCTATTCACCCAGGATATGGTTTTTTATCCGAAAATTCAAAATTCGCCGAAGAATGTGGTAATAGAAACATTGAATTTATCGGACCCCCAATAAGAGCTATTGAACTTATGGGTAGCAAAATTAATGCTAAAAAAACCATGAAAACAGCGGGTGTTCCAGTATTACCTGGTCGAGAAGAACCTATTGAAGATGAACAAGAAGCAATAAAGATTGCAAAAGAAATTGGATATCCTGTAATCATTAAAGCCTCTGCAGGTGGTGGAGGTATTGGGATGAGTGTTGCTAATGACGAAAGCGAATTAGTTGACACAATTCAGTCTACAAAATCCATTGCTCAAAGTGCTTTTGGAGATTCAACAATATTTATTGAAAAGTATCTTGAAAAACCAAGACACATTGAAATTCAGATATTGGCTGATAAACACGGTAATGTCATCCACTTAGGAGATAGGGAATGTTCTATCCAAAGAAGACACCAAAAAGTTATCGAAGAAGCCCCGTCTCCAATTATGACCCCCGAATTGAGGGAAAAAATGGGGGACGCTGCAAAAATTGCTGCTAAATGTATCGATTACTACAGTGCAGGTACTGTTGAATTCCTATACAATAACGGAGAATTCTATTTCTTAGAGATGAATACTCGTGTTCAAGTTGAGCACCCTATCACTGAAATTATCACAGGCGTAGATATTGTCAAGGAACAGATAAAAATAGCATATGGAAATAAACTTCCATACGAACAAAAGGACATAACCTTTAAAGGACACGCCATAGAGTGCAGAATTAATGCTGAGGATTCGGTAAACGACTTCATTCCATCTCCGGGAAAAATCAAACATTACAGATCACCAGGTGGACCCGGTGTAAGACTTGATAGTGGTGTGTACGGCGGTGCAGAAATTCCTCCCTATTATGACTCAATGATTGCCAAATTGATAACCTTTGGTAAAAATAGAGAAGAAGCAATCGTTAGAATGAGAAGAGCACTTTCAGAGTACATGATATTTGGAATTATATCAAATATACCATTCCATAAGTCAGTATTAGAAGAGCAAGATTTCTTAGATGGTAAATTATCAACACATTATATTGCAGAGCATGAAAAAGGACTTCATGATAAAACTTTGGATTATGCTGTTGAAATTGCCTACGAAGAAAAAAGGTTCATTGAAAAAGTATTTAGGGACGATAAAAAGACTGTGGCACTCGTAGGTGGATTAAGCGCTTACATAACTAATCTTAAAAATAAAGATAAAAAACAATATTGTCCTAAAGAAAACGAGTAA